A stretch of Armatimonadota bacterium DNA encodes these proteins:
- a CDS encoding putative hydro-lyase, translating to MDPRTATVFRGEAGPAPAGAERLTPGQVRARLRQGWAPRTTAGLAPGYAQANLVILPRAAAYDFLLFCQRNPKPCPVLEVTEPGDPEPRLTAPGADLRTDLPRYRIFRDGLPAGEATDILELWRPDFVAFLLGCSFTFEAAMQRAGLPVRHLEEGRTVPMYRTALPCRPAGAFAGPLVVSMRPLPADQVARAVQVTARYPLAHGAPVHVGDPAAIGVADLARPDYGEAVTVHPGEVPLFWACGVTPQAAARQARPEVMITHAPGQMFVTDLRDEDLALW from the coding sequence ATGGACCCCCGGACGGCGACGGTCTTCCGAGGCGAGGCCGGGCCCGCCCCAGCAGGGGCGGAGAGGCTCACGCCAGGACAGGTGCGCGCACGCCTGCGGCAGGGATGGGCGCCGCGCACCACGGCGGGCCTGGCCCCCGGCTATGCCCAGGCCAACCTGGTGATCCTGCCCCGCGCGGCGGCCTACGACTTCCTGCTCTTCTGCCAGCGCAACCCCAAGCCGTGCCCCGTACTGGAGGTGACCGAACCGGGCGACCCGGAGCCGCGCCTGACGGCCCCCGGCGCCGACCTGCGCACCGACCTCCCCCGCTACCGGATCTTTCGGGACGGCCTCCCCGCCGGGGAAGCGACCGACATCCTGGAGCTGTGGCGGCCCGACTTCGTCGCCTTCCTGCTGGGGTGCAGCTTCACCTTCGAGGCGGCGATGCAGCGGGCCGGGCTCCCGGTGCGCCACCTGGAGGAGGGGCGCACCGTGCCCATGTACCGCACCGCGCTGCCCTGCCGCCCGGCCGGGGCCTTTGCCGGGCCGCTGGTGGTGAGCATGCGCCCGCTCCCCGCCGACCAGGTGGCCCGGGCCGTGCAGGTGACGGCGCGCTACCCGCTGGCGCACGGCGCCCCGGTGCACGTGGGGGATCCGGCGGCCATCGGCGTCGCCGACCTCGCCCGGCCCGACTACGGCGAGGCGGTCACGGTGCACCCGGGGGAGGTGCCACTCTTCTGGGCCTGTGGGGTGACGCCCCAGGCGGCCGCACGGCAGGCGCGGCCGGAGGTGATGATCACCCACGCCCCGGGCCAGATGTTCGTCACCGACCTGCGTGACGAGGACCTGGCCCTCTGGTGA
- the ccmC gene encoding heme ABC transporter permease CcmC produces the protein MRLVGPAALAALAAGLYLALWASPPDAFQGHYVRLMYVHVPAAWVAYLAVGVAAVASLLYLWRRRPAYDYVAHSAAELVVLFTGLALATGMIWGRPVWGVWWTWDARLVSTAILFLIYVGCLLVRGLAADRERGARLAAVVALVGALDVPIIHFSVLWFRTLHQTASITRREVSMAPEMLAALLVNLLAFALLFLYLVTLRARLARLEAERAEAALEPQAR, from the coding sequence GTGCGGCTGGTCGGCCCGGCCGCCCTGGCTGCGCTGGCCGCCGGCCTCTACTTGGCGCTGTGGGCCTCTCCCCCCGACGCCTTCCAGGGCCACTACGTCCGCCTGATGTACGTCCACGTCCCGGCGGCCTGGGTGGCGTACCTGGCGGTGGGCGTGGCGGCCGTGGCCAGCCTCCTCTACCTGTGGCGGCGGCGGCCCGCCTACGACTATGTGGCCCACAGCGCGGCCGAGCTCGTCGTGCTCTTCACCGGGCTGGCCCTGGCCACAGGGATGATCTGGGGGCGGCCGGTGTGGGGGGTGTGGTGGACCTGGGATGCGCGGCTGGTGAGCACCGCCATCCTCTTCCTGATCTACGTGGGCTGCCTGCTGGTCCGGGGGCTGGCCGCCGACCGGGAGCGCGGCGCGCGCCTGGCCGCGGTGGTGGCCCTCGTCGGCGCCCTGGACGTCCCGATCATCCACTTCTCCGTGCTGTGGTTCCGCACGCTCCACCAGACCGCCTCGATCACTCGGCGGGAGGTGAGCATGGCCCCCGAGATGCTGGCGGCCCTGCTCGTGAACCTGCTGGCCTTCGCCCTCCTCTTCCTCTACCTGGTCACTCTGCGCGCCCGCCTGGCCCGGCTGGAGGCGGAGCGGGCCGAGGCGGCGCTGGAACCGCAGGCGCGATGA
- a CDS encoding cytochrome c maturation protein CcmE gives MRRGRLLLAAAVVVTGLVYLVVGGIRGAIVYYITPSELAAQGSQIVGRPVRVGGQVRPGSRQWDAQGSVLRFVLTDGRAAVSVEYRGAPPALFTEGQGAVVEGSLDGAGLFRARAVIVRHNEEYQPPTASSPAGLSTPRPSPPPSSPAPSPTP, from the coding sequence GTGAGGCGGGGACGCCTCCTCCTGGCCGCCGCCGTCGTGGTCACCGGGCTGGTCTACCTGGTGGTGGGCGGGATCCGCGGCGCCATCGTGTACTACATCACCCCGAGCGAGCTGGCCGCCCAAGGCTCCCAGATCGTTGGCCGGCCCGTGCGGGTGGGTGGGCAGGTGCGGCCGGGCTCGCGGCAGTGGGACGCGCAGGGGAGCGTCCTGCGCTTCGTCCTCACGGACGGACGGGCGGCCGTGTCGGTGGAGTACCGCGGAGCGCCCCCCGCGCTCTTCACCGAAGGGCAGGGCGCCGTCGTCGAGGGCTCCCTGGATGGGGCCGGCCTCTTCCGGGCCCGTGCCGTGATCGTGCGCCACAACGAGGAGTATCAGCCTCCCACGGCCTCCTCCCCCGCCGGCCTCTCCACCCCGCGACCCTCCCCTCCCCCTTCCTCGCCTGCGCCCTCACCCACGCCGTGA
- a CDS encoding branched-chain amino acid ABC transporter permease gives MDLLVQATLNGLLLGLVYALVALGLSLIWGVMEVVNLAHAEYLMLAMYATYWLWALGRVDPLVAAPVVLPLFFLLGWLTYRVLVRRVLAAPMVSQIFATFGLLFFLRYSAFAAFGPNVRGIWQSRLEGSLTLGPWYVGVPQLAAAVVALGAFALLWLFLNRTKTGKALQATAQDRVVAQTLGIDVEQMFALAWGVGIAAVALAGISLMPFYQVSPTVGDAFLLIAFASVVLGGFGTVAGALVGGIGIGLVENVLGALIAPTFKLLFAFAVFVLMLLVRPQGLVGE, from the coding sequence ATGGACCTCCTGGTCCAGGCCACCCTCAATGGCCTCCTGCTGGGGCTGGTCTACGCCCTGGTGGCGCTCGGCCTCTCCCTCATCTGGGGCGTGATGGAGGTCGTCAATTTGGCCCACGCCGAGTACCTGATGCTGGCCATGTACGCCACCTACTGGCTGTGGGCGCTGGGACGGGTGGACCCGCTTGTCGCCGCCCCGGTGGTCCTGCCGCTGTTCTTCCTGCTGGGCTGGCTGACCTACCGGGTGCTCGTCCGCCGCGTGCTGGCCGCCCCCATGGTCTCCCAGATCTTCGCCACCTTCGGGCTGCTCTTCTTCCTGCGCTACAGCGCCTTCGCCGCCTTCGGCCCCAACGTGCGGGGCATCTGGCAGTCGCGCCTGGAGGGCAGCCTCACCCTGGGCCCCTGGTACGTGGGGGTCCCGCAGCTGGCCGCCGCCGTGGTGGCGCTGGGCGCCTTCGCGCTGCTGTGGCTCTTCCTCAACCGGACGAAGACCGGCAAGGCCCTGCAGGCCACAGCCCAGGACCGGGTCGTGGCGCAGACGCTGGGCATCGACGTGGAGCAGATGTTCGCGCTGGCCTGGGGCGTGGGGATCGCCGCGGTCGCCCTCGCCGGCATCTCCCTCATGCCCTTCTACCAGGTCTCCCCCACCGTGGGGGACGCCTTCCTGCTCATCGCCTTCGCCAGCGTGGTGCTGGGCGGCTTCGGCACGGTGGCCGGGGCGCTGGTGGGGGGGATCGGCATCGGGCTGGTGGAGAACGTGCTCGGGGCGCTCATCGCGCCCACCTTCAAGCTGCTCTTCGCCTTCGCTGTCTTCGTCCTGATGCTCCTGGTCCGCCCGCAGGGGCTCGTCGGCGAATGA
- a CDS encoding ABC transporter substrate-binding protein, producing the protein MKRISRRRFLRYGGAGLLALSGAERLAALASAQEPTIPIGVVYPLTGALARIGASIKNAVDLAAEIVNTPHPELDPLVLARPAGLPRLRGAKLRLLWADSKGDPATGRAETERLIERERVVAVVGAYQSAVTATASLAAEAKGIPFLNPESSSPKLTERNFKWFFRTGPHDVTFTKLFFDMMEDLKKRGHRISKIAILSEDTEFGATAVGVERVFAQRYGYEVVATELYTSPPASVEAELLRIRRSGCDVIFGQNYLVDAVLITRTLKQMRWFPQGLIVHDAGWVVPDYLQTVGDDGNYVLTRVSWALGMGRRKPLVTRVNELYRQRFGTDMDETNARSFTGLLALAAAINEAGSTRPDAIRQALAGLSLPGRQLIMPWEGIEFDFRGQNRHAAGLMAQILDRQYKVVWPFSLAEADIVWPAPPWERRG; encoded by the coding sequence ATGAAGCGGATCAGCCGGCGGCGGTTCTTGCGGTACGGCGGCGCGGGGCTCCTGGCCCTCAGCGGCGCGGAGCGTCTCGCCGCCCTGGCCTCGGCCCAGGAGCCCACGATTCCCATCGGGGTGGTCTACCCCCTCACCGGCGCCCTGGCCCGCATCGGGGCGTCCATCAAGAACGCGGTCGACCTGGCCGCGGAGATCGTGAACACGCCCCACCCCGAGCTCGACCCGCTGGTGCTGGCCCGCCCGGCCGGCCTGCCCCGGCTGCGCGGCGCCAAGCTGCGCCTCCTCTGGGCCGACAGCAAGGGGGACCCGGCCACGGGACGGGCGGAGACGGAGCGGCTCATCGAGCGGGAGCGGGTAGTGGCGGTGGTGGGCGCCTACCAGAGCGCCGTCACCGCCACGGCCAGCCTGGCGGCGGAGGCGAAGGGCATCCCCTTCCTCAACCCCGAGTCCTCCTCGCCGAAGCTCACCGAGCGCAACTTCAAGTGGTTCTTCCGCACCGGGCCCCACGACGTCACCTTCACGAAGCTCTTCTTCGACATGATGGAGGACCTGAAGAAGCGCGGGCACCGGATCAGCAAGATCGCCATCCTCTCCGAGGACACCGAGTTCGGCGCCACGGCCGTGGGCGTGGAGCGCGTCTTCGCCCAGCGCTACGGCTACGAGGTGGTGGCCACCGAGCTGTACACCTCGCCGCCGGCCAGCGTGGAGGCGGAGCTGCTGCGCATCCGCCGCTCCGGGTGCGACGTGATCTTCGGGCAGAACTACCTGGTGGACGCCGTGCTGATCACGCGCACGCTCAAGCAGATGCGCTGGTTCCCGCAGGGGCTGATCGTGCACGACGCCGGGTGGGTGGTGCCCGACTACCTGCAGACGGTGGGAGACGACGGGAACTACGTCCTCACGCGGGTCTCCTGGGCGCTGGGGATGGGCCGGCGCAAGCCGCTGGTGACGCGGGTGAACGAGCTCTACCGGCAGCGCTTCGGCACCGACATGGACGAGACCAACGCCCGCTCCTTCACCGGGCTGCTGGCCCTGGCCGCGGCAATCAACGAGGCCGGCTCCACCCGCCCCGACGCCATCCGCCAGGCCCTGGCCGGGCTGAGCCTGCCGGGCCGCCAGCTCATCATGCCCTGGGAGGGGATCGAGTTCGACTTCCGCGGCCAGAACCGGCACGCCGCCGGGCTCATGGCCCAGATCCTGGACCGGCAGTACAAGGTGGTCTGGCCCTTCTCGCTGGCCGAGGCGGACATCGTCTGGCCGGCGCCGCCCTGGGAGCGCCGCGGCTGA
- a CDS encoding ferritin-like domain-containing protein, whose translation MLTQAYWMELETVMNYLAASINPDGVRAREVAEALQEDVQEELGHARQFGERIKELYGVVPGSMAFRPEQTYLQPPERQTDIVAVIRGVIEAEHGAIAHYSDIVRFCDDFDLVTQDMVLQILRGEQGHLRLFEGFLREFEEGQGGSPTGRGR comes from the coding sequence ATGCTCACGCAGGCCTACTGGATGGAGCTCGAGACGGTGATGAACTACCTGGCCGCCTCGATCAACCCCGACGGGGTGCGGGCCCGGGAGGTGGCGGAGGCGCTCCAGGAGGACGTGCAGGAGGAGCTGGGCCACGCCCGGCAGTTCGGAGAGCGGATCAAGGAGCTCTACGGGGTGGTCCCGGGGTCGATGGCCTTTCGGCCGGAGCAGACCTACCTCCAGCCGCCCGAACGCCAGACCGACATCGTCGCGGTGATCCGCGGCGTCATCGAGGCCGAGCACGGGGCCATCGCCCACTACAGCGACATCGTCCGCTTCTGCGACGACTTCGACCTGGTCACCCAGGACATGGTCCTCCAGATCCTGCGGGGGGAGCAGGGCCACCTGCGCCTGTTCGAAGGGTTCCTCCGGGAGTTCGAAGAAGGGCAGGGAGGGAGCCCGACCGGCAGGGGGCGCTGA
- a CDS encoding heme lyase CcmF/NrfE family subunit: protein MTAALGTLALLLAALGAVGGAVALLRGQAAGPPALVTLGERAAVAVFALVTAAVAALEAALLRADFSVAYVADNVSSGTPLLFRAIALWGALEGSILLWAWLHAGFTALVAWRYRGRYPATVPLALAILLGIGAFFLLLMLGPADPFAPAVPVPLDGRGLNPLLRNHPLMAVHPPFLYLGYVGLAVPYAFAMAALLSRTLRDEWAAVTRRWTMAAWVFLTTGIVLGAWWSYEVLGWGGYWAWDPVENAALLPWLAVTAFLHSAIVQERRRLLRLWNCALVILAFLLTLFGTFLTRSGILASVHAFTVSLIGPLFLLFIAAVLAFSLAVLLLRRDQVRDEGALPASLSRETLFLLNNVLLLVLVATVFLGTLFPLVVEAVVGLRVSVGAPYFNRVAAPLVLGLLVLMAAGAVLPWGAVPRGAPRRFLAPAVAGLGAGAVARAYAAGPFTSVAFGVLAFAAWAHLLEFHQGARALQSAGTPYPLALLRLFAANRRRYTGYLAHLGLVLALAGVAGSTAFRQESDHTVRPGELFAVPGALLRYEGVTLRRDPDRLALTATVLVFPARSGAEAAPRAASGGGLTAPVAVLHPAEHLYPQQRTPLPTPAVRSTWRGDLYLVLGGVARDGTAVVKVITNPLVPWIWAGGLLMGLAGVLNLLPGRR, encoded by the coding sequence GTGACCGCCGCCCTCGGCACGCTGGCCCTCCTCCTCGCCGCGCTCGGCGCCGTCGGCGGGGCGGTCGCCCTCCTGCGCGGGCAGGCCGCCGGACCCCCTGCGCTGGTGACGCTGGGGGAGCGCGCGGCGGTGGCCGTCTTCGCCCTCGTCACCGCCGCGGTGGCGGCCCTGGAGGCGGCCCTCCTCCGCGCCGACTTCTCCGTCGCCTACGTGGCCGACAACGTCTCGAGCGGGACGCCCCTCCTCTTCCGTGCCATTGCGCTGTGGGGGGCGTTGGAAGGCTCCATCCTCCTGTGGGCCTGGCTCCACGCCGGCTTCACGGCGCTCGTGGCCTGGCGCTACCGTGGCCGCTACCCCGCCACCGTGCCCCTGGCGCTGGCCATCCTGCTGGGGATCGGCGCCTTCTTCCTCCTGCTCATGCTCGGACCCGCCGACCCCTTCGCCCCGGCCGTTCCGGTGCCGCTCGACGGCCGCGGGTTGAACCCGCTGCTGCGCAACCACCCGCTGATGGCCGTCCACCCGCCCTTCCTCTACCTGGGGTACGTCGGTCTGGCCGTGCCCTACGCCTTCGCCATGGCCGCGCTCCTCTCGCGGACCCTGCGGGACGAATGGGCCGCCGTGACACGCCGGTGGACGATGGCGGCGTGGGTCTTTCTCACCACGGGGATCGTGCTGGGGGCGTGGTGGTCGTACGAGGTCCTGGGGTGGGGCGGCTACTGGGCGTGGGACCCCGTCGAGAACGCCGCCCTCCTGCCCTGGCTGGCCGTCACCGCCTTCCTCCACTCGGCCATCGTCCAGGAACGGCGCCGGCTGCTGCGTCTGTGGAACTGCGCGCTCGTGATCCTGGCCTTCCTCCTCACCCTCTTTGGCACCTTCCTCACCCGCAGCGGCATCCTGGCCTCGGTGCACGCCTTCACCGTCTCGCTCATCGGCCCGCTCTTCCTGCTCTTCATCGCCGCCGTGCTGGCCTTCTCCCTGGCGGTGCTGCTCCTGCGGCGGGACCAGGTGCGGGACGAAGGGGCGCTCCCGGCCTCCCTGAGCCGCGAGACCCTCTTCCTGCTGAACAACGTCCTCCTGCTCGTCCTCGTCGCCACCGTCTTCCTGGGGACCCTCTTCCCGCTCGTGGTGGAGGCGGTGGTGGGGCTGCGTGTCAGTGTGGGAGCACCCTACTTCAACCGCGTCGCCGCCCCGCTCGTCCTGGGGCTGCTCGTCCTGATGGCGGCCGGCGCGGTGCTCCCCTGGGGGGCCGTCCCCAGGGGAGCCCCCCGTCGCTTCCTCGCTCCCGCCGTGGCGGGCCTGGGCGCCGGCGCCGTGGCGCGCGCATACGCCGCCGGGCCCTTCACCTCGGTGGCCTTCGGGGTCCTGGCCTTTGCGGCGTGGGCCCACCTCCTCGAGTTCCACCAGGGGGCGCGTGCCCTGCAGTCCGCCGGGACGCCCTACCCGCTGGCGCTGCTGCGCCTCTTCGCCGCGAACCGGCGCCGCTACACCGGGTACCTGGCGCACCTCGGGCTGGTGCTGGCGCTGGCCGGGGTGGCCGGGTCCACCGCCTTCCGGCAGGAGAGCGACCACACCGTCCGGCCGGGCGAGCTCTTCGCGGTCCCCGGGGCGCTGCTGCGCTACGAGGGCGTGACGCTGCGGCGCGACCCCGACCGGCTGGCCCTCACCGCCACGGTGTTGGTCTTCCCAGCGCGGTCGGGAGCCGAGGCGGCACCGCGGGCGGCCAGCGGTGGCGGCCTGACCGCTCCCGTGGCCGTCCTCCACCCCGCCGAGCACCTCTACCCGCAGCAGCGCACGCCGCTCCCCACCCCCGCCGTCCGGTCGACGTGGCGCGGCGACCTCTACCTGGTGCTGGGCGGTGTGGCGCGGGATGGGACGGCGGTGGTCAAGGTCATCACAAACCCCCTGGTCCCGTGGATCTGGGCGGGGGGGCTGCTGATGGGGCTGGCCGGCGTCCTCAACCTCCTGCCGGGGAGACGGTGA
- a CDS encoding branched-chain amino acid ABC transporter ATP-binding protein/permease, whose translation MSLLLLVAVLLLVPLAVRDSFFLNAAIHVFLLGTAALGWNLIGGYAGQLSFGHAVFFGVGAYTSSVLLSRHGVWPWVGGPVGAAVAVGLSLAIGAATFRLRRHFFALATLALAEIARITFLNWPYVEAAIGLYLPLHYRGRLAYLMWDGKIPYYLAGLALFAAALTLTWWVDRTRMGLYLKATNQDADAAEALGLPTLRYKLWAMGTSAALAALAGTLYAQYVLYIDPYTVMASRISLLVVVMALIGGRGTVFGPALGAAFIVLLSEYTRTALGHLGQGYDFILFGALIMLLAIYEPRGLLGLGRRARLRRPVPVVEGSAPTPLAAAGTPADRVALRVEGLSKRFGGVAALESVDLVVRQGEILGLIGPNGAGKSTLFDCITGFQRPDGGRVVVDGADLTARTPHALVHAGVVRTFQLVRVFPELTALENLLVAQPHRGESVWQALRPTPRAVGARAEGLLRRVGLAASRDVPAGELSYGQQKVLALAMALMTEAPVILLDEPTAGVHPALIQELVAQIRALNAEGRTFVVIEHNMEVVNALAHRVYFLAGGRVLAEGTPEAVRQDPQVLDAYYGH comes from the coding sequence ATGAGCCTGCTGCTGCTGGTCGCCGTGCTCCTGCTGGTGCCGCTGGCGGTGCGGGACAGCTTCTTCCTGAACGCGGCCATCCACGTCTTCCTGCTGGGGACGGCGGCACTGGGGTGGAACCTCATCGGCGGGTACGCCGGGCAGCTCTCCTTCGGCCACGCCGTCTTCTTCGGCGTGGGCGCCTACACCAGCTCGGTCCTGCTCAGCCGGCATGGAGTGTGGCCGTGGGTGGGCGGCCCCGTGGGCGCGGCCGTGGCCGTAGGGCTGTCGCTGGCGATCGGCGCGGCCACCTTCCGCTTGCGCCGCCACTTCTTCGCCCTGGCCACGCTGGCCCTGGCCGAGATCGCCCGCATCACCTTCCTGAACTGGCCGTACGTGGAGGCGGCCATCGGCCTCTACCTCCCCCTCCACTACCGCGGCCGGCTGGCCTACCTGATGTGGGACGGCAAGATCCCCTACTACCTGGCCGGGCTGGCGCTCTTTGCCGCCGCGCTGACCCTCACCTGGTGGGTGGATCGCACCCGCATGGGGCTCTACCTCAAGGCCACCAACCAGGATGCCGACGCGGCGGAGGCGCTGGGCCTGCCCACGCTGCGCTACAAGCTCTGGGCCATGGGAACCAGCGCCGCGCTGGCGGCGCTGGCCGGGACGCTCTACGCCCAGTACGTCCTCTACATCGACCCCTACACGGTGATGGCCTCGCGCATCTCCCTGCTGGTGGTGGTCATGGCTCTCATCGGCGGCCGGGGCACGGTCTTCGGTCCGGCCCTGGGGGCGGCCTTCATCGTCCTGCTCTCCGAGTACACGCGTACGGCCCTGGGCCACCTGGGCCAGGGCTACGACTTCATCCTCTTCGGCGCGCTCATCATGCTGCTGGCCATCTACGAGCCGCGCGGCCTGCTCGGGCTGGGCCGCCGCGCCCGCCTGCGCCGGCCGGTGCCCGTGGTGGAGGGGTCGGCGCCCACCCCGCTCGCCGCGGCCGGCACGCCCGCGGACCGCGTCGCGCTGCGCGTCGAGGGGCTCTCGAAGCGCTTCGGCGGGGTGGCCGCCCTCGAGTCGGTGGACCTGGTGGTCCGGCAGGGAGAGATCCTGGGGCTCATCGGCCCCAACGGGGCGGGCAAGTCCACCCTCTTCGACTGCATCACGGGGTTCCAGCGCCCGGACGGCGGCCGGGTGGTCGTGGACGGCGCCGATCTCACCGCGCGAACTCCCCACGCGCTCGTCCACGCCGGCGTGGTGCGCACCTTCCAGCTCGTGCGCGTCTTTCCCGAGCTGACGGCCCTGGAGAACCTGCTGGTGGCCCAGCCCCACCGGGGCGAGTCGGTCTGGCAGGCGTTGCGGCCCACGCCCCGAGCGGTGGGCGCGCGGGCCGAGGGGCTGCTGCGCCGCGTGGGCCTGGCCGCCTCCCGGGATGTGCCGGCCGGGGAGCTCTCCTACGGGCAGCAGAAGGTGCTGGCCCTGGCCATGGCGCTCATGACCGAGGCCCCGGTGATCCTGCTCGACGAGCCCACCGCCGGCGTGCACCCCGCGCTCATCCAGGAGCTGGTGGCCCAGATCCGCGCGCTCAACGCCGAGGGGCGGACCTTCGTGGTCATCGAACACAACATGGAGGTGGTCAACGCCCTGGCCCACCGCGTCTACTTCCTGGCCGGCGGGCGCGTCCTGGCGGAAGGGACGCCCGAGGCCGTCCGCCAGGACCCGCAGGTGCTCGACGCCTACTATGGCCACTGA
- a CDS encoding cytochrome c-type biogenesis protein CcmH, whose translation MSVHATDPGSAGVRPLSAGARSVLRPGRRLVIAVALLLAIALAGIPLPAAAGPSLDEQVRTVASRLRCPVCQNESVADSPSALAAQMRELIRARLAQGEAPEAIVAYFVSRYGEWILLEPPRRGWGWVLWLAPGVLLAGGLLLLARYLRGAVRAGEVDNYGQGVSDG comes from the coding sequence GTGAGCGTGCACGCGACCGACCCGGGTTCCGCCGGGGTGCGCCCCCTGTCGGCCGGCGCGCGGTCTGTCCTCCGCCCGGGGCGTCGCCTCGTCATCGCCGTGGCGCTCCTGCTGGCGATCGCCCTGGCTGGAATCCCGCTCCCGGCGGCTGCGGGCCCCTCCCTGGACGAGCAGGTCCGGACGGTGGCCAGCCGGCTGCGCTGTCCGGTCTGCCAGAACGAAAGCGTGGCCGACTCGCCGTCGGCCCTCGCCGCCCAGATGCGGGAGCTGATCCGGGCGCGCCTGGCACAGGGGGAGGCCCCCGAGGCCATCGTCGCCTACTTCGTCTCCCGCTACGGCGAGTGGATCCTGCTGGAGCCGCCGCGGCGCGGCTGGGGGTGGGTGCTGTGGCTGGCGCCGGGGGTCCTGCTGGCCGGCGGACTCCTCCTCCTGGCCCGCTACCTGCGGGGTGCGGTGCGGGCAGGGGAGGTGGATAACTATGGGCAGGGAGTGTCGGACGGCTGA
- the glgC gene encoding glucose-1-phosphate adenylyltransferase, whose translation MVRHPRVLAFVLAGGKGERLYPLTEQRSKPAVPFGGKYRIIDFVLSNLVNSAIYAIYVLVQYKAQSLIDHLRTAWRGGGIVPDHFVIVVPPQMRWTETWYQGTADAVYQNRNLLADFDPDVVAVFGADHVYRMDISQMLAVHLERRADVTVAALPVPIEEASGFGIMGVEADGRIVEWAEKPAEPFPLPDDPTRALASMGNYLFDRQVLMDALVEDAQRGTDHDFGRNILPALVPTHRVFAYRFTANVLPGLQPYEEPTYWRDVGTLAAYWQAHMDLLGPQPRLDLANPRWPIFTAPYGGPPAQVIAGEVEDVLVGEGTRIDGAEVRRSILGRGVRVERGARVEESLVMDHSVVAPGARLRRVIVDRYNVIPEGAVIGYRADEDARRFFVDPSGLVVLPRGRTRR comes from the coding sequence GTGGTGCGGCACCCCCGCGTCCTGGCCTTCGTCCTGGCCGGTGGCAAGGGGGAGCGCCTCTACCCCCTCACGGAGCAGCGCAGCAAGCCCGCCGTCCCCTTCGGGGGCAAGTACCGCATCATCGACTTCGTCCTGAGCAACCTGGTCAACTCCGCCATCTATGCCATCTACGTCCTGGTGCAGTACAAGGCCCAGTCGCTGATCGACCACCTGCGCACGGCCTGGCGCGGCGGCGGGATCGTGCCCGACCACTTCGTCATCGTCGTCCCACCCCAGATGCGCTGGACCGAGACCTGGTACCAGGGCACGGCGGACGCCGTCTACCAGAACCGCAACCTGCTCGCCGACTTCGACCCCGACGTCGTGGCAGTCTTCGGCGCCGACCACGTCTACCGCATGGACATCTCCCAGATGCTGGCCGTCCACCTGGAGCGGCGGGCCGACGTGACCGTGGCGGCCCTGCCGGTGCCCATCGAGGAGGCGTCCGGCTTCGGGATCATGGGGGTGGAGGCCGACGGGCGGATCGTGGAGTGGGCGGAGAAGCCCGCCGAGCCCTTCCCCCTCCCCGACGACCCCACGCGGGCCCTGGCCTCCATGGGCAACTACCTCTTCGACCGCCAGGTGCTCATGGACGCGCTGGTGGAAGACGCGCAGCGCGGCACCGACCACGACTTCGGCCGCAACATCCTCCCCGCCCTGGTCCCCACCCACCGGGTCTTCGCCTACCGCTTCACCGCCAACGTCCTCCCGGGCCTGCAGCCCTACGAGGAGCCGACCTACTGGCGCGACGTGGGGACGCTGGCGGCCTACTGGCAGGCCCACATGGACCTGCTGGGCCCCCAGCCGCGTCTCGACCTGGCCAACCCGCGCTGGCCCATCTTCACGGCCCCCTACGGCGGCCCGCCGGCGCAGGTCATCGCCGGCGAGGTGGAGGACGTGCTGGTCGGGGAGGGGACCCGCATCGACGGGGCGGAGGTGCGCCGCAGCATCCTGGGCCGCGGCGTGCGCGTGGAGCGCGGCGCGCGGGTGGAGGAGTCGCTGGTGATGGACCACTCGGTGGTCGCCCCCGGTGCCCGGCTGCGCCGCGTCATCGTGGACCGCTACAACGTCATCCCCGAGGGAGCGGTGATCGGCTACCGCGCCGACGAGGACGCGCGGCGCTTCTTCGTCGACCCCTCCGGCCTGGTCGTCCTCCCCCGCGGCCGCACGCGCCGCTAG